The Polyangiaceae bacterium genome includes a region encoding these proteins:
- a CDS encoding integration host factor subunit alpha, which yields MTKADIVQAVYARLGGFSKKESADLVDLVFETMKETLGRGEKIKISGFGNFVLRDKRQRQGRNPQTGDPIVITERRVLNFKASQLLKQALNEERSAALGSAPMAAVAEKE from the coding sequence ATGACCAAGGCCGACATCGTCCAGGCGGTTTATGCGCGGCTCGGGGGCTTCTCCAAGAAGGAGTCGGCCGATCTCGTGGACTTGGTCTTCGAGACCATGAAAGAGACGCTGGGTCGGGGCGAGAAGATCAAGATCTCCGGCTTCGGCAACTTCGTGTTGCGGGACAAGCGCCAGCGCCAGGGGCGCAATCCCCAGACCGGCGATCCCATCGTGATCACCGAGCGCCGCGTGCTGAACTTCAAGGCGAGCCAGCTGCTCAAGCAGGCGCTCAACGAGGAACGCAGCGCGGCCCTCGGCTCGGCGCCGATGGCGGCGGTTGCCGAGAAGGAGTGA
- a CDS encoding glycosyltransferase family 2 protein, which yields MSNAPHISIVIPVYNEEGILHSAVVDLRERLGPLGWKYEVILAENGSRDGTVEIAKELAEKYPEVRWLSAGEPNYGKALRAGILASRGELVLCDEIDLCDTDFHKRAVELLESGRADMVIGSKLIGGASDERPLLRHAASVFYTGLLRVLLGFRGTDTHGLKAFRRSTLLPLVEACLVEKDVFASELVIRAYRDELRVLEIPVRVIEKRPPSINLFKRVPNVLKSVVKLTWAIRIKG from the coding sequence ATGAGCAACGCGCCCCACATCTCGATCGTCATCCCGGTCTACAACGAAGAGGGCATCCTGCACTCCGCGGTGGTGGACCTGCGCGAACGCCTCGGACCCCTGGGCTGGAAGTACGAGGTCATTCTGGCCGAGAACGGCTCGCGCGACGGCACCGTCGAGATCGCGAAGGAGCTCGCGGAGAAATACCCCGAGGTGCGCTGGCTGTCCGCCGGCGAGCCCAACTACGGCAAGGCGCTGCGCGCTGGCATCTTGGCATCCCGCGGCGAGCTCGTGCTGTGCGACGAGATCGACCTGTGTGACACCGATTTCCACAAGCGCGCGGTGGAGCTGCTCGAGTCCGGCCGCGCGGACATGGTCATCGGCTCCAAGCTCATCGGCGGCGCCTCGGACGAGCGCCCGCTGCTCCGGCACGCGGCCAGCGTGTTCTACACCGGCCTCTTGCGCGTGCTCCTGGGCTTCCGGGGCACGGACACCCACGGGCTCAAGGCCTTCCGGCGCTCGACGCTCTTGCCGCTGGTCGAGGCGTGCCTGGTGGAGAAGGACGTCTTCGCCAGCGAGCTGGTCATCCGCGCTTATCGGGACGAGCTGCGCGTGCTCGAAATCCCGGTCCGGGTGATCGAGAAGCGGCCGCCCTCGATCAACCTGTTCAAGCGCGTGCCGAACGTGCTGAAGAGCGTGGTCAAGCTGACCTGGGCCATCCGGATCAAGGGCTGA
- a CDS encoding protein kinase — translation MADPTDVPPDELVGGKYKLTRLLGRGGMGSVWEGVHNSLGTHVAVKFIETEFVDSHEARSRFENEARAAARLVSKHVVKVYDHGVMNDGRPFIVMEYLAGEPLDARLSKFGRLSLQETAAIVQQVARALTKAHEVGIVHRDLKPENVFLVRDDEDGTEVAKVVDFGIAKFTDSSSGLSSSTRTGSVLGTPYYMSPEQARGLRSVDQRSDLWSLVVIAYRCVVGALPFVGEAVGDLLVQICVAPTPIPSQKVPGIPPAFDAWIARGLAKEPGERFQTALEAADALAVLAGIGRPRVHSIEGALPSAPTQMAPMQHTTPQRVEGVTAAPFTTQNTFPQQKKSPLGLFIGLGAGVLVLLGVGTIFAVRAASGGAASAESPIVAVSAPSETATGQVEAPPPEPSVAPAVEPPTSASAEPETPPVAGKTPRTTKPTTKPTTGGASKPTTGGTSKPTTGGKTGGTDVGY, via the coding sequence ATGGCCGACCCGACTGACGTCCCACCCGACGAGCTGGTCGGCGGCAAGTACAAGCTGACGCGGCTGCTCGGCCGGGGCGGCATGGGGTCGGTCTGGGAGGGTGTGCACAACAGCCTGGGCACGCACGTCGCGGTCAAGTTCATCGAGACCGAATTCGTGGACAGCCACGAGGCCCGCAGCCGCTTCGAGAACGAGGCGCGTGCCGCGGCCAGGCTGGTCAGCAAGCACGTGGTCAAGGTCTACGACCACGGCGTGATGAACGACGGCCGGCCGTTCATCGTGATGGAGTACCTGGCCGGCGAGCCGCTGGACGCCCGGCTCAGCAAGTTCGGCCGGCTGTCGCTGCAAGAGACGGCAGCGATCGTGCAGCAGGTCGCCCGCGCGCTCACCAAAGCGCACGAGGTCGGCATCGTGCACCGCGATCTCAAGCCCGAGAACGTGTTTCTGGTGCGCGACGACGAAGACGGCACCGAGGTCGCGAAGGTGGTGGACTTCGGCATCGCCAAGTTCACCGACAGCTCGAGCGGGCTGTCGTCCTCGACGCGGACGGGCTCGGTGCTGGGGACCCCTTATTACATGAGCCCCGAGCAGGCGCGCGGCTTGCGCAGCGTCGATCAGCGCTCGGATCTCTGGTCGCTCGTGGTCATCGCGTACCGCTGCGTGGTCGGCGCCCTGCCGTTCGTCGGCGAGGCGGTCGGCGATCTGCTGGTGCAGATCTGCGTCGCCCCAACGCCCATCCCGTCTCAGAAGGTGCCCGGCATCCCGCCGGCCTTCGACGCTTGGATCGCGCGGGGCCTGGCCAAGGAACCGGGGGAGCGCTTCCAGACGGCGCTGGAGGCCGCCGATGCGCTGGCGGTCCTGGCAGGGATCGGTCGCCCGCGCGTGCACTCCATCGAGGGCGCGCTGCCCTCGGCGCCGACCCAGATGGCGCCCATGCAGCACACGACGCCGCAGCGGGTCGAGGGCGTGACCGCTGCGCCGTTCACCACGCAAAACACTTTCCCGCAGCAGAAGAAGAGCCCGCTCGGGTTGTTCATCGGCCTGGGCGCCGGCGTGCTCGTGCTGCTCGGAGTGGGGACGATTTTCGCCGTTCGCGCCGCCAGCGGCGGCGCCGCCAGCGCCGAGAGCCCGATCGTCGCCGTGAGCGCTCCGTCCGAGACTGCCACGGGCCAGGTCGAGGCACCGCCCCCCGAGCCTTCGGTCGCGCCCGCGGTCGAGCCGCCGACCTCCGCCAGCGCCGAGCCGGAGACGCCGCCGGTCGCGGGCAAGACGCCCCGCACCACCAAGCCGACCACGAAGCCCACCACGGGCGGCGCGTCCAAGCCCACCACGGGCGGGACGTCCAAACCGACCACCGGCGGCAAGACCGGCGGCACGGACGTCGGGTACTAG
- the polA gene encoding DNA polymerase I: MGTHLFPPADPEVLYVVDLSSYLLRAYHAIGELSSPSGEPTNATFGTVTMLERLVRERRPSLLAIAMDSGRDTFRRELYPEYKATRPPAPDDLKVQIGRCQEIIEAFAIPVLKQKGVEADDLIAAAVRDARRHGLRVVIVGADKDLMQLVGDDVVMWDTMRDRVFGVPEVEERFGVRVDQVRDLLALMGDSSDNIPGVPHVGPKTARDLLVQFGSLEGVYAHLDEITKKALRQNLEQNKDKAFVSQKLVTLKDDCVIDFDLAALRWGGRDVAELRRIYTELGFQRQLHALDAEPDATRSPARPSAPAPAQAPAREVTLSCVLEREALEALGARIRQSGQVALAAQTALPAASSSLIGIALSPEPGSGFYVPIAHRALGTPRQLGLGDLAEVLGPLLSDPSIAKVAHSLKREAVALGWSELPMAGGRADVQLDSYLLDPEGRHDLETIVQRELGVVLTDLDSLTKPARGKRIDFDQVGLDEATRYAALRAEATLRASQRTSRRVADEGLGKVLDEIELPLSPILAEMELRGVLIDVTRLGELGRLCQKELARLEEEAHRIAGRAFNLASPRQLEVLLFDEIGLTPLRRTKTSRSTDADTLEALADEHPLPKVILEHRQVAKLMGTYIDALPGLVNPKTGRVHTSWEQAVAATGRLSSTDPNLQNIPIRSELGREIRSAFVAPPGCSIVSADYSQIELRVLAHLSKDPVLCDAFERGQDVHTRTAMEVFEVDAGSVTPEMRRRAKAVNFGVIYGQGDSGLAKSLGIPRAEASSFIAAYFRRYEGVRRFMNATLDGARASEATHTLLGRRRMVPDIKSGNRQKRLAAERVAMNAPIQGTAADILKLAMLRFREPPTPGARMVLTVHDELVFEVPDSEVPEAKQRVKAAMESAYPLSVPLAVDVGAGKTWKDAH, encoded by the coding sequence ATGGGTACGCACCTGTTTCCGCCGGCCGACCCAGAGGTCCTCTACGTGGTCGATCTGTCGAGCTACCTCCTGCGCGCCTACCACGCCATCGGGGAGCTCTCGAGCCCGAGCGGAGAACCGACCAACGCCACCTTCGGCACCGTGACCATGCTGGAACGGCTGGTGCGCGAGCGCCGCCCATCGCTGCTCGCCATCGCCATGGACTCCGGCCGCGACACCTTCCGCCGCGAGCTCTACCCGGAGTACAAGGCGACCCGGCCGCCGGCCCCCGACGACCTGAAGGTCCAGATCGGGCGCTGCCAGGAGATCATCGAGGCCTTCGCCATCCCGGTGCTGAAGCAGAAGGGCGTCGAGGCCGACGACCTGATCGCCGCGGCCGTTCGCGACGCCCGCCGCCACGGCCTGCGCGTGGTCATCGTCGGTGCGGACAAGGACCTGATGCAGCTGGTCGGCGACGACGTGGTGATGTGGGACACGATGCGCGACCGGGTGTTCGGCGTCCCCGAGGTCGAAGAGCGCTTTGGCGTTCGCGTGGATCAGGTGCGCGACCTGCTCGCCCTGATGGGCGACAGCAGCGACAACATCCCCGGCGTGCCCCACGTGGGCCCGAAGACGGCGCGCGACCTCCTGGTGCAGTTCGGCTCGCTGGAGGGGGTGTACGCCCACCTCGACGAGATCACCAAGAAGGCGCTGCGCCAGAACCTGGAGCAGAACAAAGACAAGGCCTTCGTCAGTCAGAAGCTCGTGACGCTCAAGGACGACTGCGTCATCGACTTCGACCTCGCGGCCTTGCGCTGGGGCGGCCGCGACGTCGCCGAGCTGCGCCGCATCTACACCGAGCTGGGCTTCCAGCGTCAGCTGCACGCGCTCGACGCCGAGCCGGACGCGACCCGGAGCCCAGCCCGGCCGAGCGCACCTGCCCCGGCGCAAGCGCCGGCCCGGGAGGTCACGCTGAGCTGCGTGCTCGAGCGCGAGGCCCTCGAAGCGCTCGGCGCGCGCATCCGCCAGAGCGGCCAGGTCGCGCTGGCCGCGCAGACCGCGCTGCCAGCCGCGAGCTCGTCGCTGATCGGCATCGCGCTGTCACCGGAGCCCGGGAGCGGGTTCTACGTGCCGATCGCGCACCGCGCCCTCGGCACGCCACGCCAGCTCGGCCTCGGGGACCTGGCCGAGGTGCTCGGACCGCTGCTGTCCGACCCCAGCATCGCCAAGGTGGCCCACAGCCTGAAACGCGAGGCGGTCGCGCTGGGCTGGAGCGAGCTGCCGATGGCGGGCGGGCGGGCCGACGTCCAGCTCGACAGCTACCTGCTCGATCCCGAAGGCCGTCACGATCTCGAGACCATCGTGCAGCGCGAGCTGGGAGTGGTGCTCACCGACCTCGACTCTCTCACCAAGCCGGCTCGCGGCAAGCGCATCGATTTCGACCAAGTCGGGCTGGACGAGGCGACGCGCTACGCGGCGCTCCGAGCCGAAGCCACGTTGCGGGCCTCGCAGCGCACCAGCCGGCGCGTCGCCGACGAGGGCCTGGGCAAGGTGCTGGACGAGATCGAGCTGCCGCTCTCGCCGATCCTGGCCGAGATGGAGCTCCGCGGCGTGCTGATCGACGTCACTCGCCTCGGCGAGCTCGGGCGCCTGTGTCAGAAGGAGCTCGCGCGTCTGGAAGAAGAGGCGCACCGCATCGCCGGGCGCGCCTTCAATCTGGCGTCTCCGCGCCAGCTCGAGGTGCTCCTGTTCGACGAGATCGGCCTGACGCCGCTGCGCCGCACCAAGACCTCGCGCTCCACGGACGCCGACACGCTGGAGGCGCTGGCCGATGAGCACCCGCTGCCCAAGGTCATCCTGGAGCACCGGCAAGTGGCCAAGCTGATGGGCACGTACATCGACGCGCTGCCGGGTCTGGTGAACCCGAAGACCGGGCGGGTCCACACGTCCTGGGAGCAGGCCGTGGCCGCCACGGGCCGGCTCTCGAGCACCGATCCGAACCTGCAGAACATCCCGATCCGCAGCGAGCTGGGCCGGGAGATCCGCAGCGCCTTCGTGGCTCCGCCGGGCTGCTCCATCGTGAGCGCCGACTACTCGCAGATCGAGCTCAGGGTGCTGGCGCACCTGTCGAAGGATCCGGTCTTGTGCGACGCCTTCGAGCGCGGGCAGGACGTGCACACGCGCACGGCCATGGAGGTGTTCGAGGTGGACGCCGGGAGCGTCACGCCGGAGATGCGGCGGCGCGCCAAGGCGGTGAACTTCGGCGTGATCTACGGGCAGGGAGACAGCGGCCTCGCCAAGAGCCTGGGCATCCCGCGGGCCGAAGCGTCGAGCTTCATCGCCGCGTACTTTCGTCGCTACGAGGGCGTGCGGCGCTTCATGAACGCCACCCTGGACGGCGCCCGAGCCAGCGAGGCGACACACACTCTGCTGGGACGACGTCGCATGGTCCCCGACATCAAGAGCGGCAACCGGCAGAAGCGACTGGCCGCGGAGCGCGTGGCGATGAACGCGCCGATCCAAGGCACCGCGGCGGACATCCTGAAGCTGGCGATGCTACGCTTCCGCGAACCGCCCACGCCCGGAGCGCGGATGGTGCTGACGGTGCACGACGAGCTGGTGTTCGAGGTCCCGGACTCGGAGGTGCCGGAAGCCAAGCAGCGGGTCAAAGCCGCGATGGAGAGCGCCTACCCGCTCAGCGTCCCACTGGCGGTGGACGTCGGCGCCGGAAAGACCTGGAAAGACGCGCACTGA
- the ssb gene encoding single-stranded DNA-binding protein encodes MAEGLNRVFLLGNLGADPELRVTNSGQAVLKMRLATSETYLDKNRVRQEKTEWHNVVVWGKRAEALGKFLTKGSRLMVEGSLRTSSYDDREGNKRYKTEIVANNIILSGGGGGGGGGRGGGGGARDDYGAPDDQAPAAQGGGGYDDADYGGGGDDDIPF; translated from the coding sequence ATGGCTGAAGGTCTGAACCGCGTGTTCTTGCTGGGGAATCTAGGGGCCGATCCCGAGCTCAGGGTCACCAATTCCGGGCAGGCCGTGCTCAAGATGCGGCTCGCGACCAGCGAGACCTATCTGGACAAGAACCGCGTCCGTCAGGAAAAGACGGAGTGGCACAACGTGGTGGTGTGGGGGAAGCGCGCGGAGGCGCTCGGTAAGTTCCTGACCAAGGGCTCGCGCCTGATGGTCGAGGGCAGCCTGCGCACGTCCAGTTACGACGACCGTGAAGGCAACAAGCGCTACAAGACCGAGATCGTCGCCAACAACATCATCTTGTCCGGCGGCGGAGGTGGCGGCGGCGGCGGACGCGGAGGTGGCGGCGGCGCTCGAGACGACTATGGTGCTCCCGATGACCAAGCACCGGCGGCCCAGGGCGGTGGCGGCTACGACGATGCAGACTACGGCGGTGGTGGCGACGACGACATCCCGTTCTGA
- a CDS encoding MerR family transcriptional regulator — translation MGDIPVKLYYRIGEVAEIVGVEPHVLRYWETEFRSIRPGKSAKGQRVYSRRDVEKLLKVKDLLYSHGFTIAGARKRLREVHEEPAAPAAPANPPPAASAVRQSLLGLRAEVLGMLAELGGERLNERPTEAEGRFLSEPRLTPPG, via the coding sequence GTGGGCGACATCCCGGTGAAGCTCTACTACCGCATCGGCGAGGTCGCCGAGATCGTCGGGGTCGAGCCGCACGTGCTGCGCTACTGGGAGACCGAGTTCCGGTCCATCCGGCCTGGCAAGAGCGCGAAGGGCCAGCGCGTCTACTCCCGGCGCGACGTGGAGAAGCTCTTGAAGGTCAAGGATCTGCTCTACTCCCACGGGTTCACCATCGCCGGCGCGCGCAAGCGCCTGCGCGAGGTGCACGAAGAACCGGCCGCTCCGGCAGCGCCGGCGAACCCCCCTCCCGCAGCCTCGGCTGTTCGCCAGAGCCTCCTGGGACTGCGCGCCGAGGTGCTTGGAATGCTGGCCGAGCTGGGGGGCGAACGCTTGAACGAACGCCCGACCGAGGCCGAGGGGCGTTTTCTGTCCGAGCCGCGCTTGACTCCTCCCGGCTGA
- a CDS encoding FAD-dependent oxidoreductase produces the protein MPASRKPPHAPVAILGAGLTGMSAALSLKQAGVAFRIFERLGHPGGHAITLEDSGYRFDRTGHLLHLRDAAMREKVLAWIGDDYETVQRRSMIWSNGVYTRYPFQANTFGLPPAVAYECVMGFIQAHFAEGKSEPKNFEEFCLTHFGEGISRHFMIPYNSRLWGVHPSEITAAWCQRFVPLPKLEDVIAGAVGRSDRELGYNQSFVYPRLGIGELPRAMARELPELELSRAPERIDAHAHRLCFADGETVDYDVLVSTTPLPRLVELCSDAPAEVRAAAQKLRCNPLYYLDVALAVPAGTPYHWVYVPEEKYPFYRVGCYSHFSSAMAPAGKACLYVELSDRGEPDLGALLPQVASGLSEMGLIESAADIAFARVRKIDYAYVIFDHNYFDAVALVKTFLEQKQIIPAGRYGNWNYSSMEDALIFGRDAAEAARELLR, from the coding sequence ATGCCCGCTTCCCGGAAGCCGCCGCACGCTCCCGTCGCCATCCTGGGCGCCGGGCTCACGGGTATGAGCGCGGCCCTCAGCCTGAAGCAGGCGGGCGTGGCATTCCGCATCTTCGAGCGCCTCGGGCACCCTGGCGGGCACGCCATCACGCTCGAGGACTCGGGCTATCGCTTCGACCGCACCGGACACCTCTTGCACCTTCGCGACGCCGCGATGCGCGAGAAGGTGCTGGCTTGGATCGGCGACGACTACGAGACCGTGCAGCGCAGGAGCATGATCTGGTCGAACGGCGTGTACACGCGCTACCCGTTCCAGGCCAACACCTTCGGCCTGCCGCCGGCGGTCGCCTACGAGTGCGTGATGGGGTTCATCCAGGCGCACTTCGCCGAAGGCAAGAGCGAGCCGAAGAACTTCGAGGAGTTCTGCCTCACCCACTTCGGCGAGGGCATCAGCCGTCACTTCATGATCCCGTACAACTCTCGGCTCTGGGGCGTGCACCCGAGCGAGATCACGGCGGCGTGGTGCCAGCGCTTCGTGCCCCTGCCCAAGCTCGAAGACGTGATCGCCGGCGCCGTCGGCCGGAGCGACCGCGAGCTCGGCTACAACCAGAGCTTCGTCTACCCGCGCCTTGGCATCGGCGAGCTGCCGCGTGCCATGGCTCGCGAGCTGCCGGAGCTCGAGCTCTCGCGCGCGCCGGAGCGAATCGACGCCCACGCCCACCGGCTGTGCTTCGCCGACGGCGAGACGGTCGACTACGACGTCTTGGTGAGCACGACTCCGCTTCCGCGCCTCGTCGAGCTCTGCTCCGACGCGCCCGCCGAGGTGCGCGCGGCGGCGCAGAAGCTCCGCTGCAACCCGCTCTACTACCTGGACGTCGCGCTGGCGGTGCCCGCGGGCACGCCCTACCACTGGGTCTACGTACCGGAGGAGAAATACCCCTTCTACCGGGTCGGCTGCTACTCGCACTTTTCGAGCGCGATGGCGCCCGCCGGCAAGGCCTGCCTCTACGTCGAGCTCTCCGATCGTGGGGAGCCGGATCTGGGCGCGCTCCTGCCCCAGGTCGCGTCGGGCCTCTCGGAGATGGGCCTGATCGAGAGCGCCGCCGACATAGCCTTCGCGCGAGTGCGAAAGATCGACTATGCGTACGTGATCTTCGACCACAACTACTTCGACGCGGTCGCGCTGGTGAAGACCTTCCTCGAGCAGAAGCAGATCATCCCCGCCGGCCGCTACGGAAACTGGAACTATTCTTCGATGGAAGACGCCCTGATCTTCGGACGCGACGCCGCCGAGGCCGCGCGGGAGCTGCTCCGATGA
- a CDS encoding SDR family oxidoreductase, giving the protein MGRRGYDEVTLVTGFPNFRARKMLEYLVSVEPRSLFYLVVRSKFEKEASAVLAQLPKGQRERVVLIEGDAAAMDLGLSGAEYRTLGAEIDRVHHLAQITYPGVPREVTEQTNLGAMREVIELTRCCNNVRAIVVHSTAMVSGNREGLVLEDELNRGQTFRTPVEETLARAERLAKRASPALPVIVLRPTWIVGDSTSGEIERFDGPYLLMLVIVTSPQELPVPLPTRGDALLHLVPIDYVVRAAHHIGRQSSAIGRTFHLADPRPLTVRRVFELVAASGGKRLPGGFIPTQVTKALLSAPGLGLFAKSPRAFVDMLATPVRYDTRNTDELLKGTSIRCPPFESYVDTLVSYVRRRVQERRIQSETERLGEIEDALF; this is encoded by the coding sequence TTGGGACGACGCGGCTACGACGAGGTCACCCTGGTCACGGGGTTCCCGAACTTCCGCGCGCGGAAGATGCTGGAGTACCTGGTGTCGGTCGAGCCTCGTTCGCTCTTCTACCTGGTGGTGCGGAGCAAGTTCGAGAAGGAGGCCAGCGCGGTCCTGGCCCAGCTCCCCAAGGGTCAGCGCGAGCGCGTGGTGCTGATCGAGGGCGATGCGGCCGCGATGGACCTCGGTCTGAGCGGCGCCGAGTACCGCACCCTGGGCGCGGAGATCGATCGTGTGCACCACCTGGCGCAGATCACCTACCCGGGTGTGCCCCGGGAGGTCACCGAGCAGACGAACCTCGGAGCGATGCGCGAGGTCATCGAGCTCACGCGCTGCTGCAACAACGTGCGCGCGATCGTCGTCCACTCGACGGCGATGGTGAGCGGCAACCGCGAGGGCCTGGTGCTCGAAGACGAGCTGAACCGAGGGCAGACCTTCCGCACGCCGGTGGAGGAGACGCTGGCCCGCGCCGAGCGCTTGGCGAAGCGGGCGTCGCCGGCGTTGCCGGTCATCGTGCTCAGGCCGACCTGGATCGTCGGCGACTCGACCAGCGGCGAGATCGAGCGCTTCGACGGCCCCTACCTCTTGATGCTCGTGATCGTCACCTCGCCCCAGGAGCTCCCGGTACCCCTGCCGACGCGCGGCGACGCTCTCTTGCACCTGGTTCCCATCGACTACGTCGTGCGTGCAGCCCACCACATCGGCCGTCAATCCAGCGCCATCGGCCGCACCTTCCACCTGGCCGACCCGCGGCCGCTGACGGTGCGGCGCGTGTTCGAGCTCGTGGCGGCCAGCGGAGGCAAGCGCTTGCCCGGCGGTTTCATCCCGACTCAGGTCACCAAGGCGCTCTTGTCGGCGCCCGGGCTCGGCTTGTTCGCCAAGAGCCCGCGCGCGTTCGTGGACATGCTGGCCACGCCGGTGCGCTACGACACGCGCAACACCGATGAGCTCCTGAAGGGGACGTCGATCCGCTGTCCCCCGTTCGAGAGCTACGTGGACACGTTGGTCTCCTACGTGCGACGCCGGGTGCAGGAGCGACGCATCCAGAGTGAAACGGAACGTCTCGGTGAGATCGAAGACGCCCTCTTCTGA
- a CDS encoding glycosyltransferase: METALVVLYFAVLLLLCGYGVHRAHLVLLVARNRRRLAQAVRTPEIEESKLPKVTVQLPLYNEATVVARLLEATATIDYPRDRLEIQVLDDSTDETRSIAENKVAELRKKGIDMVYIRRPNRVGYKAGALDYGLARAKGELIAIFDADFIPQPRFLRDVVGHFQNENVGMVQTRWGHLNRNHSMLTSIQALMLDGHHLVENRARFGAGLMFNFSGTGGIWRRLAIQEAGGWQHDTLTEDLDLSYRAQMAGWRFVYRPDVITPAELPEDMSAFRAQQFRWAKGTVQTARKLMGRLISSRLTFSQRLEAFFHLTPHFAYPLMMLLSVLLLPALILMPATDPRMMLVVDLPLCIGATGSLAGFYIVAEKAQGRSAWMAVRRLPMLIALGAGLAPHLSRAVHEGLKSMSGEFVRTPKKGIVAGRYRQHAELPLLEIGLALLSAASVIASIETGHWFAAPFASLFMLGYSYVAWLVVAEQVAVRRAVLARASNPPAEAVETPAMPRAA; the protein is encoded by the coding sequence ATGGAAACTGCTCTCGTCGTCCTCTACTTCGCGGTCCTGCTCCTGCTCTGTGGCTATGGCGTGCACCGCGCCCACCTGGTGCTGCTCGTTGCCCGCAACCGGCGTCGCCTCGCTCAGGCGGTCCGCACGCCGGAGATCGAGGAGTCCAAGCTGCCCAAGGTCACGGTGCAACTGCCCCTGTACAACGAGGCGACGGTCGTCGCTCGGCTGCTCGAGGCCACTGCCACCATCGACTACCCGCGTGATCGCCTCGAGATCCAGGTGCTGGACGACTCCACGGACGAGACGCGTTCGATTGCGGAGAACAAGGTCGCGGAGCTCCGGAAGAAGGGCATCGACATGGTCTACATCCGGCGCCCGAACCGCGTCGGTTACAAGGCGGGCGCCCTCGACTACGGCCTCGCGCGCGCCAAGGGCGAGCTGATCGCGATCTTCGACGCGGACTTCATCCCGCAACCCCGCTTCTTGCGCGACGTGGTCGGGCACTTCCAGAACGAGAACGTCGGCATGGTGCAGACCCGCTGGGGGCACCTGAACCGAAACCACAGCATGCTGACCAGCATCCAGGCGCTGATGCTCGACGGTCACCACCTGGTGGAGAACCGGGCGCGGTTCGGCGCGGGGCTCATGTTCAACTTCTCGGGCACGGGCGGCATCTGGCGGCGGCTGGCCATCCAGGAAGCCGGCGGCTGGCAGCACGACACGCTCACCGAAGACCTGGACCTCTCGTACCGCGCGCAGATGGCCGGCTGGCGCTTCGTCTACCGGCCCGACGTGATCACCCCGGCGGAGCTGCCGGAGGACATGTCGGCGTTCCGGGCGCAGCAGTTCCGCTGGGCGAAGGGCACGGTGCAGACGGCCCGCAAGCTGATGGGCCGGCTGATCTCCTCGCGCCTCACCTTTTCGCAGCGGCTCGAGGCGTTCTTCCACCTGACGCCTCACTTCGCGTACCCGTTGATGATGCTGCTGTCGGTGCTGCTCTTGCCGGCGTTGATCCTGATGCCGGCCACGGATCCGCGCATGATGCTGGTGGTGGACCTGCCGCTGTGCATCGGTGCGACCGGGTCGCTGGCGGGGTTCTACATCGTGGCGGAGAAGGCCCAGGGGCGCTCGGCCTGGATGGCGGTGCGGCGGCTGCCCATGCTCATCGCGCTGGGCGCGGGACTGGCTCCCCACCTCTCGCGGGCGGTTCACGAGGGCCTGAAGAGCATGTCCGGCGAGTTCGTGCGCACCCCGAAGAAGGGCATCGTTGCCGGGCGCTACCGCCAGCACGCGGAGCTGCCGCTGCTCGAGATCGGCCTGGCGCTGCTGAGCGCCGCCAGCGTGATCGCCTCCATCGAGACGGGGCACTGGTTCGCCGCCCCGTTCGCCTCGCTCTTCATGCTCGGCTACTCCTACGTGGCCTGGCTGGTGGTGGCGGAGCAGGTCGCGGTGCGCCGCGCGGTGCTCGCGCGGGCGTCGAACCCGCCGGCCGAGGCGGTCGAAACCCCCGCCATGCCGCGGGCTGCCTGA